Proteins from a single region of Streptomyces glaucescens:
- a CDS encoding MMPL family transporter → MGTVMGSGRRNGDTRVRGFAARAGSWSARHRWAAVGVWVLFVVVAMGLGSAAGRVDVKDSDQLKGETHTAAKIIEDAGIEEPAGETVLIQSKDGRLKATDPEFRAAVDAVVRAVDATGRVTDVGSPYDTDTISADGRSALVRFDMRGDAETAGERVEPVLEAVAEVQRDHGALRIEEIGGASMMKTFDDAFGDDFEKAEYSAVPVALGILLIAFGALVAAVLPVLLAITAIMATMGLMGLVSHLVPMSDVANSVMLLVGMAVGVDYCLFYLRREREERAAGRDARTALRIAAATSGRAIVVSGVTVCVAMAGMLFTGLAEFEAMGLASLIVVAVAMVGSVTVLPALLSLLGERVDKGRIPFLSRRGHGGGGESRFWSAVLKGVLARPVLSVLVAAGALLAIAAPAAGMKTQNLTLDQEFGDSLPIVQTYNRVNEAFPGGSEPAQVVVRAADINAPEVREALADFRARAVSSGASRGPVAIRLHDERNIALVSVPLVGGSDLEKAGESLDTLRDEVRPATLGRVDGVEAPITGQVAGSKDFNDQLVGSVVPVFVFVVVFAFLLMLLSFRSLTVAVTSIVLNLLSVGAAYGILVTVFQHGWGASLVGAEGVGAIVSWLPLFLFVILFGLSMDYHVFVVSRIREARLRGRTTKDAISHGVVTTAGVVTSAAVIMVAVFAIFGTLSMQSMKQMGVGLAAAVLIDATIIRGVLLPAVMALLGERNWYLPRWLHRLPDLTHDEAPETAVARPARDGEGEPLKV, encoded by the coding sequence ATGGGGACCGTCATGGGGAGCGGCAGGAGAAACGGGGACACACGGGTGCGGGGGTTCGCCGCCCGGGCCGGGAGCTGGAGCGCCCGGCACCGCTGGGCGGCGGTCGGCGTCTGGGTGCTGTTCGTCGTCGTGGCGATGGGGCTCGGCTCGGCGGCGGGCCGGGTCGACGTCAAGGACAGCGACCAGCTCAAGGGCGAGACGCACACCGCGGCGAAGATCATCGAGGACGCGGGGATCGAGGAGCCGGCCGGTGAGACGGTACTGATCCAGTCGAAGGACGGCCGGCTGAAGGCGACCGACCCGGAATTCCGCGCCGCCGTCGACGCCGTCGTGCGGGCGGTGGACGCGACCGGCCGGGTCACCGACGTCGGTTCGCCGTACGACACGGACACGATCTCGGCGGACGGCCGCAGCGCGCTGGTCCGGTTCGACATGCGCGGCGACGCGGAGACCGCGGGCGAGCGGGTGGAGCCGGTGCTGGAGGCCGTCGCGGAGGTCCAGCGGGACCACGGGGCGCTGCGGATCGAGGAGATCGGCGGCGCGAGCATGATGAAGACGTTCGACGACGCGTTCGGCGACGACTTCGAGAAGGCCGAGTACTCCGCCGTCCCGGTGGCCCTCGGCATCCTGCTGATCGCCTTCGGCGCGCTGGTGGCGGCCGTGCTGCCGGTGCTCCTGGCGATCACCGCGATCATGGCGACGATGGGTCTGATGGGCCTGGTCAGCCACCTGGTCCCGATGAGCGACGTGGCCAACTCGGTGATGCTGCTGGTCGGCATGGCCGTCGGGGTCGACTACTGCCTGTTCTACCTGCGCCGCGAGCGTGAGGAGCGGGCCGCCGGGCGCGACGCGCGGACGGCCCTGCGGATCGCCGCGGCCACCAGTGGCCGCGCGATCGTCGTCTCCGGTGTCACGGTGTGCGTGGCGATGGCGGGCATGCTGTTCACCGGTCTCGCCGAGTTCGAGGCGATGGGCCTGGCGTCGCTGATCGTGGTGGCGGTGGCGATGGTCGGTTCGGTGACCGTGCTGCCGGCCCTGCTGTCGCTGCTGGGCGAGCGGGTGGACAAGGGCCGCATCCCCTTCCTGTCGCGCCGGGGCCACGGCGGGGGCGGGGAAAGCCGGTTCTGGAGCGCCGTACTGAAGGGTGTGCTCGCCCGGCCCGTGCTGTCGGTGCTGGTGGCGGCCGGTGCGCTGCTGGCGATCGCGGCCCCGGCGGCCGGGATGAAGACGCAGAACCTCACCCTGGACCAGGAGTTCGGCGACTCGCTGCCGATCGTGCAGACGTACAACCGGGTCAACGAGGCGTTCCCGGGCGGTTCGGAACCGGCCCAGGTGGTCGTCAGGGCGGCCGACATCAACGCGCCCGAGGTGCGCGAGGCGCTCGCCGACTTCCGTGCGCGGGCGGTGAGTTCGGGTGCGTCCCGCGGCCCGGTCGCGATCAGGCTGCACGACGAGCGGAACATCGCCCTCGTGTCCGTCCCGCTGGTCGGCGGTTCCGACCTGGAGAAGGCGGGCGAGAGCCTGGACACGCTGCGCGACGAGGTCCGGCCGGCCACGCTGGGCAGGGTCGACGGTGTGGAGGCGCCGATCACCGGGCAGGTCGCGGGATCCAAGGACTTCAACGACCAGCTCGTCGGCTCGGTCGTGCCGGTCTTCGTCTTCGTGGTGGTGTTCGCCTTCCTGCTGATGCTGCTGTCGTTCCGGTCGCTGACCGTCGCGGTCACCTCGATCGTGCTGAACCTGCTGTCGGTGGGTGCCGCCTACGGCATCCTGGTCACCGTCTTCCAGCACGGCTGGGGCGCCTCGCTGGTGGGCGCGGAGGGTGTCGGCGCGATCGTCAGCTGGCTGCCGCTGTTCCTGTTCGTGATCCTGTTCGGCCTGTCGATGGACTACCACGTGTTCGTGGTCTCGCGGATCCGCGAGGCACGGCTGCGCGGCCGGACCACGAAGGACGCGATCAGCCACGGGGTGGTCACCACCGCCGGGGTGGTGACCAGTGCCGCGGTCATCATGGTCGCCGTCTTCGCGATCTTCGGCACGCTGTCCATGCAGTCCATGAAGCAGATGGGCGTCGGTCTGGCGGCGGCGGTGCTGATCGACGCGACGATCATCCGCGGTGTGCTGCTGCCCGCGGTGATGGCGCTGCTGGGCGAGCGCAACTGGTATCTGCCGCGGTGGCTGCACCGGCTGCCGGACCTCACCCATGACGAGGCACCGGAGACGGCCGTCGCGCGGCCGGCGCGCGACGGCGAGGGCGAACCGCTGAAGGTCTGA
- a CDS encoding DUF1697 domain-containing protein: MTTYAALLRGINVGGSKKIPMADLRALLESLGHDGVRTHLQSGQAVFAAGHGDEDTLAAELSRAIEKRFGFPVDVIVRDHAYLKRVADACPFPAADLEPRQLHVTYFSAPVDEERFAGIDRAAHLPEEFRLGDRALYLYAPDGLGRSRLADVLSRPRLTAGLVATTRNWNTVLKLVELTAPR, encoded by the coding sequence GTGACGACGTATGCGGCGCTGCTGCGGGGAATCAACGTGGGCGGCAGCAAGAAGATCCCGATGGCCGATCTGCGCGCCCTGCTGGAGAGCCTCGGCCACGACGGCGTCCGCACCCATCTCCAGAGCGGCCAGGCCGTGTTCGCCGCGGGACACGGCGACGAGGACACCCTGGCCGCCGAACTGTCCCGGGCGATCGAGAAGCGGTTCGGCTTCCCCGTGGACGTCATCGTGCGCGACCACGCCTACCTGAAGCGCGTCGCCGACGCCTGCCCGTTCCCCGCCGCCGACCTGGAGCCCCGGCAGCTCCACGTCACCTACTTCTCGGCCCCCGTCGACGAGGAGCGCTTCGCCGGCATCGACCGGGCCGCCCACCTCCCCGAGGAGTTCCGGCTCGGCGACCGCGCCCTCTACCTGTACGCCCCGGACGGCCTCGGCCGCTCCAGGCTCGCCGACGTCCTCTCCCGGCCCCGGCTGACCGCCGGCCTCGTCGCCACCACCCGCAACTGGAACACCGTGCTGAAACTGGTCGAACTGACCGCTCCCCGGTGA
- a CDS encoding sirohydrochlorin chelatase → MKPVRSVRPVLVVVAHGSRDPRHAATVHALVERVRAERPGLRVETGFLDFNLPSVQGVLESLAAQGVREVVALPLLLTRAFHAKADIPAVLREAPARLRIRQADVLGPSPLLLTALERRLYEAGLTPADKSSTGVVLASAGSTDPEAIAVIAEIAREWRHTGWCAVRPAFASAGSPAGFPRTEDAVRELRALGCARVAVAPYVLAPGFLPDRIARGAAAADVLADVLGPAPEVARLLLERYDAAGAPVLAAVGA, encoded by the coding sequence ATGAAGCCGGTACGTTCCGTGCGCCCCGTTCTCGTGGTCGTCGCCCACGGCAGCCGTGACCCGCGGCACGCCGCGACCGTGCACGCGCTCGTGGAGCGGGTGCGCGCCGAGCGGCCGGGACTGCGGGTGGAGACCGGCTTCCTCGACTTCAACCTGCCGTCCGTGCAGGGGGTGCTGGAGTCCCTGGCGGCGCAGGGCGTGCGCGAGGTGGTCGCCCTGCCGCTGCTGCTGACCCGCGCCTTCCACGCCAAGGCGGACATCCCCGCGGTGCTCCGCGAGGCGCCGGCCCGGCTGCGGATCCGGCAGGCGGACGTGCTCGGTCCGTCGCCGCTGCTGCTCACCGCCCTGGAACGGCGGCTGTACGAGGCGGGTCTGACGCCCGCCGACAAGTCCTCGACCGGGGTCGTGCTGGCCTCGGCGGGGTCCACCGACCCGGAGGCGATCGCAGTGATCGCAGAAATCGCGCGGGAGTGGCGGCACACCGGTTGGTGCGCCGTGCGGCCTGCGTTCGCCTCCGCCGGCTCTCCCGCGGGGTTCCCGCGCACGGAGGACGCGGTGCGTGAGCTGCGCGCCCTGGGCTGTGCCCGGGTGGCCGTCGCCCCGTACGTCCTGGCGCCCGGTTTCCTCCCGGACCGCATCGCCCGCGGCGCCGCCGCGGCGGACGTCCTCGCCGACGTGCTGGGTCCCGCGCCCGAGGTGGCGCGGCTGCTGCTGGAGCGGTACGACGCGGCGGGTGCGCCGGTGCTCGCGGCGGTCGGCGCGTAG
- a CDS encoding ABC transporter permease, with amino-acid sequence MASTDTSVDAPGKPGKDAGDLAGLEAGLDALETVESGRTPLRTTLVEKVLPPVTAVALVLVIWQALVSFGIVDDATKLPAPADVWGEVRTAWLQGTLLDYIWTSVSRGLLGFLLALAIGTPLGLLVARVKFVRAAIGPILSGLQSLPSVAWVPPAVIWLGLNNSMMYAVILLGAVPSIANGLVSGVDQVPPLYLRAGRTLGAAGLRGTWHIVMPAALPGYLAGLKQGWAFSWRSLMAAEIIASSPDLGVGLGQLLENGRNTSSMSMVFLAILLILVVGIAIDLLIFSPLERRVLRGRGLLVKG; translated from the coding sequence ATGGCCAGCACTGACACGTCCGTCGACGCGCCCGGCAAGCCCGGGAAGGACGCCGGCGACCTGGCCGGACTGGAGGCGGGCCTCGACGCCCTGGAGACGGTGGAGTCCGGCCGCACCCCGCTGCGGACCACCCTCGTGGAGAAGGTGCTGCCGCCCGTCACCGCCGTCGCCCTGGTGCTGGTGATCTGGCAGGCGCTGGTCTCCTTCGGGATCGTCGACGACGCGACCAAGCTGCCCGCTCCCGCCGACGTGTGGGGCGAGGTGCGCACCGCCTGGCTCCAGGGCACCCTGCTCGACTACATCTGGACCTCCGTCTCGCGCGGACTGCTCGGCTTCCTGCTGGCGCTCGCCATCGGCACCCCGCTGGGCCTGCTCGTGGCCCGGGTGAAGTTCGTGCGGGCGGCGATCGGTCCGATCCTGTCCGGGCTGCAGTCCCTGCCCTCCGTCGCGTGGGTGCCGCCGGCGGTGATCTGGCTGGGTCTGAACAACTCGATGATGTACGCGGTGATCCTGCTCGGCGCGGTCCCGTCCATCGCCAACGGCCTGGTGTCGGGCGTGGACCAGGTGCCGCCGCTGTATCTGCGGGCGGGCCGCACCCTGGGCGCGGCCGGGCTGAGGGGCACCTGGCACATCGTCATGCCGGCCGCGCTGCCCGGCTACCTCGCGGGGCTCAAGCAGGGCTGGGCGTTCTCCTGGCGGTCGCTGATGGCCGCCGAGATCATCGCCTCCTCCCCCGACCTCGGCGTGGGCCTCGGCCAGCTCCTGGAGAACGGCCGCAACACCAGCTCCATGTCGATGGTGTTCCTCGCCATCCTGCTCATCCTGGTCGTCGGTATCGCGATCGACCTGCTGATCTTCAGTCCGCTGGAGCGGCGGGTGCTGCGCGGCCGCGGTCTGCTGGTGAAGGGCTGA
- a CDS encoding ABC transporter ATP-binding protein, producing MATTLAKAADGTETPVAHAARIEHVSKSFPGPAGQQLVLDDITLDVAPGEFVTLLGASGCGKSTLLNLVAGLDRPSAGSITTDGRPALMFQEHALFPWLTAGKNVELALKLRGVAKNERRERAEELLELVRLKGAHGKRVHELSGGMRQRVAMARALAQDSRLLLMDEPFAALDAITRDVLHDELTRIWRETGLSVLFVTHNVREAVRLAQRVVLLSSRPGRIARQWTVGIPQPRRIEDSEVAELSREITEELRGEIRRHGQH from the coding sequence ATGGCCACGACCCTCGCCAAGGCCGCCGACGGTACCGAGACGCCGGTCGCGCACGCCGCCCGGATCGAGCACGTCTCGAAGTCGTTCCCGGGCCCGGCCGGGCAGCAGCTCGTGCTGGACGACATCACCCTCGATGTCGCGCCCGGCGAGTTCGTCACCCTCCTGGGCGCCTCCGGCTGCGGCAAGTCGACGCTGCTCAACCTGGTGGCCGGCCTGGACCGGCCGTCCGCCGGGTCGATCACGACCGACGGCCGCCCCGCCCTGATGTTCCAGGAGCACGCCCTGTTCCCGTGGCTGACCGCGGGCAAGAACGTCGAGCTGGCCCTGAAGCTGCGCGGCGTCGCCAAGAACGAACGCCGCGAACGGGCCGAGGAACTCCTCGAACTGGTCCGGCTGAAGGGCGCGCACGGCAAGCGGGTGCACGAGCTGTCCGGCGGCATGCGCCAGCGCGTCGCCATGGCGCGGGCCCTCGCCCAGGACAGCAGGCTGCTGCTGATGGACGAGCCGTTCGCGGCGCTCGACGCCATCACTCGTGACGTGCTGCACGACGAACTGACCCGCATCTGGCGCGAGACCGGCCTGTCGGTGCTGTTCGTGACGCACAACGTGCGCGAGGCGGTCCGGCTGGCCCAGCGCGTGGTGCTGCTGTCCTCCCGTCCCGGCCGCATCGCCCGCCAGTGGACCGTGGGCATCCCGCAGCCGCGCCGCATCGAGGACAGCGAGGTCGCCGAGCTGTCCCGGGAGATCACCGAAGAACTGCGTGGGGAGATCCGCCGCCATGGCCAGCACTGA